Proteins encoded within one genomic window of Episyrphus balteatus chromosome 1, idEpiBalt1.1, whole genome shotgun sequence:
- the LOC129905478 gene encoding histone H1-like: MSDTVAASPAVVAEKKPKKAAASGSKKPKSTPTHPPTQQMVDAAIKTLKERGGSSLLAIKKYIAATYKVDVQKLAPFIKKYLKSAVISGKLVQTKGKGAAGSFKLSALASKEPKAKSAEKKKSAAKPKAAAAGDKKLKKAAGEKKVKKAAATTKKTADKKKVEKPKVKSAKKTTAVKAKPTKAKAAAPKPKVPKAKSATASAAKPKKAVAAKKAKK, encoded by the coding sequence atgtccgATACTGTCGCTGCATCTCCTGCCGttgttgcagaaaaaaaacccAAGAAGGCTGCTGCCAGTGGTTCAAAGAAACCAAAATCAACTCCAACTCATCCTCCTACTCAGCAAATGGTTGATGCCGCCATCAAGACATTGAAGGAACGTGGTGGCTCTTCGTTGTTGGCTATCAAAAAATACATCGCAGCTACTTACAAGGTGGACGTTCAAAAACTTGCtccatttatcaaaaaatacttgaaaagtGCTGTGATTAGTGGTAAATTAGTGCAAACAAAAGGAAAGGGTGCTGCTGGTTCTTTCAAATTGTCTGCATTAGCAAGCAAGGAACCAAAAGCAAAGTCCGCCGAGAAGAAAAAATCTGCTGCTAAACCAAAAGCCGCTGCAGCTGGtgacaaaaaattgaagaaggCTGCTGGTGAGAAGAAAGTGAAGAAAGCTGCTGCCACTACAAAAAAGACTGCCGATAAAAAGAAGGTAGAAAAGCCAAAGGTAAAAAGTGCTAAGAAAACTACCGCAGTCAAAGCTAAACCAACTAAAGCAAAGGCCGCTGCTCCCAAGCCAAAAGTACCAAAAGCAAAATCAGCGACAGCATCTGCAGCTAAACCCAAAAAGGCGGTTGCTGCCAAGAAGGCTAAGaagtaa
- the LOC129910135 gene encoding uncharacterized protein LOC129910135, with protein sequence MTGRGKGGKGLGKGGAKRHRKVLRDNIQGITKPAIRRLARRGGVKRISGLIYEETRGVLKVFLENVIRDAVTYTEHAKRKTVTAMDVVYALKRQGRTLYGFGVKLKMPPKTSGKAAKKAGKAQKNITKTDKKKKRKRKESYAIYIYKVLKQVHPDTGISSKAMSIMNSFVNDIFERIAAEASRLAHYNKRSTITSREIQTAVRLLLPGELAKHAVSEGTKAVTKYTSSKKMTGRGKGGKGLGKGGAKRHRKVLRDNIQGITKPAIRRLARRGGVKRISGLIYEETRGVLKVFLENVIRDAVTYTEHAKRKTVTAMDVVYALKRQGRTLYGFGG encoded by the exons ATGACTGGTCGTGGTAAAGGAGGAAAAGGTTTGGGCAAAGGTGGCGCTAAACGTCATCGTAAAGTGTTGCGTGATAATATCCAAGGTATTACCAAACCAGCAATTCGTCGATTGGCTCGTCGTGGTGGTGTAAAACGTATTTCTGGTCTGATTTACGAAGAAACCCGTGGTGTTCTAAAAGTGTTCCTGGAAAATGTTATCCGTGATGCTGTTACTTACACTGAACACGCCAAGCGTAAGACCGTCACCGCCATGGATGTAGTTTACGCTTTGAAGAGACAAGGGCGTACTCTTTATGGTTTCGGAG tgaaattaaaaatgccGCCCAAGACTAGTGGTAAAGCAGCAAAGAAGGCCGGAAaggcacaaaaaaatatcaccaaGACCGATAAGAAGAAGAAGCGCAAGAGGAAGGAAAGCTACGCAATCTACATTTACAAAGTACTCAAGCAAGTACATCCCGACACTGGTATTTCATCGAAAGCCATGAGCATCATGAACAGTTTTGTAAATGATATCTTCGAAAGGATTGCCGCTGAAGCTTCGCGTTTAGCTCACTACAATAAACGCTCAACAATCACAAGTCGGGAGATCCAAACTGCCGTGCGATTGTTGTTGCCTGGTGAACTTGCCAAGCACGCTGTTAGTGAAGGAACTAAGGCAGTTACCAAATACACAAGCtcgaa AAAAATGACTGGTCGTGGTAAAGGAGGAAAAGGTTTGGGCAAAGGTGGCGCTAAACGTCATCGTAAAGTGTTGCGTGATAATATCCAAGGTATTACCAAACCAGCAATTCGTCGATTGGCTCGTCGTGGTGGTGTAAAACGTATTTCTGGTCTGATTTACGAAGAAACCCGTGGTGTTCTAAAAGTGTTCCTGGAAAATGTTATCCGTGATGCTGTTACTTACACTGAACACGCCAAGCGTAAGACCGTCACCGCCATGGATGTAGTTTACGCTTTGAAGAGACAAGGGCGTACTCTTTATGGTTTCGGAGGTTAA
- the LOC129905501 gene encoding histone H3, whose translation MARTKQTARKSTGGKAPRKQLATKAARKSAPATGGVKKPHRYRPGTVALREIRRYQKSTELLIRKLPFQRLVREIAQDFKTDLRFQSSAVMALQEASEAYLVGLFEDTNLCAIHAKRVTIMPKDIQLARRIRGERA comes from the coding sequence atggCTCGTACAAAGCAAACTGCTCGTAAATCGACTGGTGGAAAGGCTCCAAGGAAGCAGCTGGCTACTAAAGCAGCTCGTAAAAGTGCTCCAGCCACCGGAGGTGTAAAGAAACCACATCGTTATCGTCCCGGAACTGTGGCTCTTCGTGAAATCCGTCGTTATCAGAAGAGTACTGAATTGTTGATCCGCAAATTGCCTTTCCAACGTTTAGTTCGTGAAATCGCACAAGATTTCAAAACTGATTTGCGTTTCCAGAGCTCAGCTGTTATGGCGCTTCAAGAAGCAAGTGAAGCATACTTAGTTGGTCTTTTTGAAGATACCAACTTGTGCGCTATTCATGCCAAGCGTGTAACCATTATGCCAAAGGACATTCAATTGGCCAGACGTATCCGTGGTGAACGTGCTTAA
- the LOC129905496 gene encoding histone H2A yields MSGRGKGGKVKGKAKSRSNRAGLQFPVGRIHRLLRKGNYAERVGAGAPVYLAAVMEYLAAEVLELAGNAARDNKKTRIIPRHLQLAIRNDEELNKLLSGVTIAQGGVLPNIQAVLLPKKTEKSA; encoded by the coding sequence atgtCTGGTCGTGGTAAAGGTGGAAAAGTGAAGGGAAAGGCAAAGTCCCGCTCAAACCGTGCTGGGCTTCAATTCCCTGTTGGTCGTATCCATCGTTTGCTCCGCAAGGGTAACTATGCTGAGCGCGTCGGAGCTGGTGCCCCAGTGTATTTGGCAGCTGTTATGGAATATTTGGCGGCTGAAGTTTTGGAATTGGCGGGAAATGCTGCTCGTGACAACAAGAAGACAAGAATCATCCCCCGCCATTTGCAATTGGCCATCCGTAATGACGAGGAATTGAACAAATTGCTTTCTGGTGTAACAATTGCTCAAGGTGGTGTTCTTCCCAATATCCAAGCTGTTTTGTTGCCAAAGAAAACCGAAAAGAGTGCCTAA
- the LOC129910144 gene encoding histone H2B: MPPKTSGKAAKKAGKAQKNITKTDKKKKRKRKESYAIYIYKVLKQVHPDTGISSKAMSIMNSFVNDIFERIAAEASRLAHYNKRSTITSREIQTAVRLLLPGELAKHAVSEGTKAVTKYTSSK; the protein is encoded by the coding sequence atgccGCCCAAGACTAGTGGTAAAGCAGCAAAGAAGGCCGGAAaggcacaaaaaaatatcaccaaGACCGATAAGAAGAAGAAGCGCAAGAGGAAGGAAAGCTACGCAATCTACATTTACAAAGTACTCAAGCAAGTACATCCCGACACTGGTATTTCATCGAAAGCCATGAGCATCATGAACAGTTTTGTAAATGATATCTTCGAAAGGATTGCCGCTGAAGCTTCGCGTTTAGCTCACTACAATAAACGCTCAACAATCACAAGTCGGGAGATCCAAACTGCCGTGCGATTGTTGTTGCCTGGTGAACTTGCCAAGCACGCTGTTAGTGAAGGAACTAAGGCAGTTACCAAATACACAAGCtcgaagtaa